A genomic region of Lysinibacillus sp. 2017 contains the following coding sequences:
- a CDS encoding YxcD family protein has protein sequence MEKLTLFEQDLINSVCLFHAKFKNVEPQDIEVELMYDDVAGYSAEAFYNGQLEVYNSVNFITAIRLYIDEQLGRDSMSARISLDIHDDEGMVAYIEF, from the coding sequence GTGGAAAAACTAACATTATTCGAACAAGATTTGATCAATTCTGTTTGTTTATTCCATGCAAAATTCAAAAACGTAGAACCGCAAGATATTGAAGTAGAGTTAATGTATGATGATGTTGCTGGTTATTCAGCAGAGGCGTTTTATAATGGTCAATTAGAAGTTTACAATTCAGTAAATTTCATAACAGCCATTCGTTTATACATTGATGAACAGCTTGGCCGCGATTCAATGTCAGCACGAATTTCACTTGATATTCATGACGACGAAGGCATGGTTGCATATATTGAGTTTTAG